The sequence below is a genomic window from Nitrospirota bacterium.
CTATCAGGCGCTCACCGACCTCTCCGCGGATTTTTCCCAGTCCACCACAGTCCCGGGGTTCGCCACCACGCTGCAATCCAAGGGCAAGTTGTACCTGGCCAAGGGCAAGATGCGGTGGGACTACACGGAGCCGAGCAACCAACAGATCTACGTCAACGACCGGCGGATCCAGTACTACATCCCGGCCCACAAACAGGTCATCGTGAGCACGCTGGCGCCGGAGAACGACGACCAGATTCCGCTGCACCTGTTGATGACCTTGGAGCGGTTGGACCAAGACTTCGCCGTAGCCTGGGAAGACCCGGCGTCCCCGCGCCGCGAGGGAGAGTATCGATTGCGGCTCGTGCCCAAACAGCCGGCGGCGGAGCTGGAGTACGTGACGGTGGGCGTGGACGTGGAGCGCCGGGTGGTCACCTCGGTGGCGCTGTATCCGAAGAACGGCAACG
It includes:
- a CDS encoding outer membrane lipoprotein carrier protein LolA, producing YQALTDLSADFSQSTTVPGFATTLQSKGKLYLAKGKMRWDYTEPSNQQIYVNDRRIQYYIPAHKQVIVSTLAPENDDQIPLHLLMTLERLDQDFAVAWEDPASPRREGEYRLRLVPKQPAAELEYVTVGVDVERRVVTSVALYPKNGNVSSFVFSKLAVNPRLDASLFSFTVPSGIEVVETPTLR